A stretch of Myxococcus hansupus DNA encodes these proteins:
- a CDS encoding putative Ig domain-containing protein: MRVHPALPLLLALLLTACPGSTPPDSDGTGPRLAITTASLPFASVAQAYRNDLAASGGTPAYSWRVVQGALPSGLSLSTLGEITGTPQSAGTASFEAEVRDSRGNTARNSFALEVRHTELRIAASALPDAYLGETYSANIPASGGVGSQTWTLVEGTLPTGMRLDSQGAVSGTPTTSGTFSLTVRVQDANGLTDQRTVELSAFSLPSIAGGTLDPALSSAAYSARLTATGGRPPLTFRITSGSLPAGLRLEADTVLGTPSAASTTSFTVEAQDANGRAASGTFRLTVEGGLGISPQSAPDAYTATPYRQSLSALNGRAPFAWAMASGTLPSGVRLTAAGVLEGTPSSVGTSTFSIRVTDADARTATRSLSIVVYRPPTVTGPAQQLDGYVAQGFSATYSATDGKPPYTFTLTGELPAGMRLFPAGSMTGTPTASGNTTGQVVVTDANGRTNSRTVAFTIYERPAITTTSLPEARINVPYSTQLQATGGKAPLTWRNLGAVLPPGLTLSTSGVISGTTTNAQEVALTAVVTDANAQESYRELTLTIRGGGGTFTVGHWNLEWFGAPNQGPPDSTSPGGATDDLQIAHARDIIRDSGVNVWGLVEMVDAADFATLKAQLPGYDGFLANDTAYVPNGTAYYSNGEQKPGILYDSSLTLQNVQLILTAYDSDFGGRPPLRVDFTTRIHGVNTPLVVIVLHMKAFADETSYSQRQRSSAALKDYLDNQLPTERVLVIGDWNDDVDQSITRGGNGAYLPTPFAAFVEDTQRYTFITAPLSSAGERTTVSYRDVIDHTLASNEMAVDYLSGSVQILRPDLSIPLPNYGNIVSDHYPVISRYALGGSGGETDPQPVPRVIINEVLPNEPIPPGQTLPDTQYEFIELYNAGNTAVNLSGWSLTDAATVRHVFASGTTLSPGGVIVVYGGPRGFPPGTPNTVVASSGGLGLNNDSDIVSLLTPSGEYADTMLYGETLDNVSYNRSPDLTPNAGFTYHHIVSPGRNSSPGRRANGSAF; encoded by the coding sequence ATGCGCGTTCACCCCGCCCTGCCCCTGCTTCTCGCGCTGCTGCTGACCGCGTGTCCTGGCTCCACACCTCCTGATTCCGACGGCACCGGCCCCAGGCTGGCCATCACCACCGCTTCGCTGCCCTTCGCCTCGGTCGCGCAGGCATACCGAAATGACCTCGCGGCCTCGGGTGGCACGCCGGCCTACTCCTGGCGGGTCGTCCAAGGCGCCCTCCCCTCCGGGCTCAGCCTCTCCACGTTGGGCGAAATCACCGGAACGCCGCAGTCGGCGGGCACCGCGTCGTTCGAGGCCGAGGTCCGGGACTCGCGCGGCAATACCGCTCGCAACAGCTTCGCGCTCGAGGTCCGCCACACCGAGCTTCGAATCGCCGCGTCAGCGCTCCCCGATGCGTACCTGGGCGAAACGTACTCGGCGAACATCCCCGCCTCCGGCGGCGTGGGGTCGCAGACGTGGACCCTCGTGGAGGGCACCCTGCCCACGGGCATGCGCCTCGACTCTCAAGGCGCTGTCTCGGGCACCCCCACCACCTCCGGCACCTTCTCCCTCACCGTGCGCGTCCAGGACGCCAACGGCCTCACGGACCAGCGCACCGTCGAACTCTCCGCATTCTCCCTGCCCTCCATCGCCGGCGGTACGCTCGACCCCGCGCTCAGCAGCGCCGCCTACTCCGCCAGGCTCACCGCCACCGGGGGTCGGCCACCGCTCACCTTCCGCATCACCTCGGGCTCCCTGCCCGCGGGGCTCCGCTTGGAAGCGGACACCGTGCTCGGCACGCCCAGCGCGGCGAGCACCACGTCGTTCACGGTCGAAGCCCAGGACGCCAACGGCCGTGCCGCGTCTGGGACCTTCCGCCTCACCGTGGAGGGCGGCCTTGGCATCAGCCCGCAGAGCGCTCCGGATGCCTATACCGCCACCCCCTACCGACAGAGCCTCTCCGCGCTGAATGGACGCGCGCCGTTCGCATGGGCGATGGCCTCGGGGACCCTGCCCTCTGGAGTCCGCCTCACCGCCGCCGGGGTGCTCGAAGGCACGCCTTCCTCGGTGGGCACGTCCACCTTCTCCATCCGCGTCACCGATGCCGACGCTCGCACCGCGACGCGGTCGCTCAGCATCGTCGTGTACCGGCCCCCCACCGTGACGGGCCCCGCCCAGCAGTTGGACGGCTATGTCGCCCAGGGCTTCAGCGCCACGTACTCCGCCACCGATGGCAAGCCGCCCTACACGTTCACGCTCACCGGCGAGCTGCCCGCCGGAATGCGGCTCTTCCCGGCCGGGTCGATGACGGGCACACCCACCGCCTCCGGGAACACCACGGGGCAAGTCGTGGTCACCGACGCGAACGGCCGCACAAACTCGCGCACGGTCGCGTTCACCATCTACGAACGCCCGGCCATCACCACCACCTCGCTCCCCGAAGCGCGAATCAACGTCCCCTACTCCACCCAGCTCCAGGCCACCGGGGGCAAGGCGCCGCTGACCTGGCGCAACCTGGGGGCCGTGCTCCCTCCGGGACTCACGCTCTCGACCTCGGGCGTCATCAGCGGCACCACCACGAACGCGCAGGAAGTCGCCCTCACCGCCGTCGTGACGGACGCCAACGCGCAGGAGTCCTACCGCGAGCTGACGCTCACCATTCGCGGCGGCGGAGGCACCTTCACCGTGGGCCACTGGAACCTCGAGTGGTTCGGAGCCCCCAACCAGGGCCCGCCGGACTCCACGTCGCCGGGCGGGGCGACCGACGACCTCCAGATTGCCCACGCCCGCGACATCATCCGCGACTCGGGCGTCAACGTGTGGGGACTGGTGGAGATGGTGGACGCGGCGGACTTCGCCACGCTCAAGGCCCAGCTCCCTGGCTACGACGGCTTTCTCGCCAATGACACGGCCTACGTGCCCAACGGCACGGCCTACTACAGCAACGGCGAGCAGAAGCCCGGCATCCTCTACGACAGCAGCCTCACCCTCCAGAACGTGCAGCTCATCCTCACCGCCTACGACTCGGACTTCGGAGGCCGCCCCCCGCTGCGCGTGGACTTCACGACGCGCATCCACGGCGTGAACACGCCGCTGGTCGTCATCGTCCTCCACATGAAGGCGTTCGCGGACGAGACGTCCTACAGCCAGCGGCAACGCTCGAGCGCGGCGTTGAAGGACTATCTCGACAACCAGCTCCCCACCGAGCGCGTGCTCGTCATCGGGGATTGGAACGACGACGTCGACCAGTCCATCACCCGCGGAGGCAACGGCGCGTACCTGCCCACCCCCTTCGCCGCGTTCGTCGAGGACACGCAGCGCTACACCTTCATCACCGCGCCGCTGTCATCCGCGGGTGAGCGCACCACCGTCTCGTACCGTGACGTCATCGACCACACGCTCGCGTCCAACGAGATGGCCGTGGACTACCTGTCCGGCTCGGTCCAAATCCTGCGGCCGGATTTGTCGATTCCGCTCCCCAACTACGGGAACATCGTCAGCGACCACTATCCCGTCATCAGCCGCTATGCCCTGGGTGGCTCGGGAGGAGAGACCGACCCGCAGCCCGTGCCGCGCGTCATCATCAACGAGGTCCTTCCCAACGAGCCCATCCCCCCCGGGCAGACGCTGCCGGACACCCAATACGAGTTCATCGAGCTGTACAACGCGGGGAACACCGCGGTGAACCTGTCCGGCTGGAGCCTGACGGACGCCGCCACCGTCAGGCACGTGTTCGCGTCCGGCACGACCCTCAGCCCCGGTGGTGTCATCGTCGTCTACGGCGGCCCCCGAGGCTTCCCGCCGGGCACGCCCAACACCGTGGTGGCGTCCTCGGGAGGATTGGGGCTCAACAACGACAGCGACATCGTCTCCCTCCTCACGCCCAGTGGCGAGTACGCGGACACGATGCTCTATGGGGAGACCCTCGACAACGTCTCCTACAACCGGTCGCCCGACCTCACGCCGAACGCGGGCTTCACCTATCACCACATCGTGTCGCCCGGGCGGAACTCCTCCCCAGGGCGCCGCGCGAACGGCAGTGCCTTCTGA
- a CDS encoding PEGA domain-containing protein gives MRIAPAILAFCLSTHAYSAPLRTVVASGDCKDAELSGQAKAFLSALASRPEQDTLSAAQFSERLFPQPTKSFEDLQRQLEAAQDQFYEGRNARTLQAVDEALQQITRLPVGDARWKLYVDAQLLHGLNYRAMGKAKESDAAFRNVLRLQPKHELDADYFAPSVRQNFDKLRRELDQTRKVKLSVKSTLPTADVYLDGLKLGQTPLALDAVPGTYHLTLVKGDTTSFPRNVQVQGTETPLLVDVAYEGSVSASPFPCLAATDGNDERTLSHAVRLGGTLGVEEVIVVRLERPSSGPKWFAATVLNVEGGQKLREGGFKTQDPETSNEALAALVDFVTTGRSPSNLVVMNSNGKAPWDPPAGLKQGGMDLSAPNMLSEGDSRPRSNSGLRMASYVALGTGVAAFGGAGIVRLLAQKDMNALEKRLDNGRILSTDKEALGLRNALMQKSNILNGLLIGGGAAVATGAVLYLLSPDSRSAPPVTVGVSADSHGAAASFSGAF, from the coding sequence ATGAGGATCGCACCAGCCATCTTGGCGTTTTGTCTATCAACCCACGCTTACTCAGCCCCTCTCCGCACAGTCGTTGCCAGTGGCGACTGCAAGGACGCGGAACTGAGCGGGCAGGCCAAGGCATTCCTGAGCGCCCTCGCCTCCCGGCCAGAGCAGGACACGCTCAGCGCAGCGCAATTCAGTGAGCGGCTCTTCCCCCAGCCGACCAAGAGCTTCGAGGACCTCCAGCGTCAACTCGAAGCTGCCCAGGACCAGTTCTACGAGGGCCGCAACGCCAGGACCCTCCAAGCCGTCGATGAAGCCCTGCAACAAATCACCCGGCTCCCCGTGGGTGATGCACGCTGGAAACTCTACGTCGATGCGCAGCTTCTCCATGGCCTCAACTACCGCGCCATGGGCAAGGCGAAAGAGAGCGATGCCGCGTTCCGCAACGTGCTGCGGCTCCAGCCCAAGCACGAACTCGACGCGGATTACTTTGCCCCGTCCGTACGGCAGAACTTCGACAAGCTCCGTCGCGAACTCGACCAGACGCGCAAGGTGAAGCTGTCCGTGAAGTCCACGCTGCCCACCGCCGACGTGTACCTGGACGGCCTCAAGCTGGGCCAGACGCCGCTCGCGCTCGATGCGGTCCCAGGCACCTATCACCTCACCCTCGTCAAGGGCGACACCACCAGCTTCCCGCGAAACGTCCAGGTGCAAGGCACTGAAACACCGTTGCTCGTCGACGTGGCCTACGAAGGCTCTGTTTCCGCCAGCCCCTTCCCCTGCCTTGCGGCTACCGATGGCAACGACGAACGAACCCTCAGCCACGCCGTCCGTCTGGGCGGCACGCTGGGTGTCGAGGAAGTCATCGTTGTCCGCCTTGAGCGACCGAGCAGTGGCCCGAAGTGGTTCGCGGCCACCGTGCTCAATGTCGAAGGCGGACAGAAACTCCGCGAGGGCGGATTCAAGACGCAGGACCCGGAAACTTCAAACGAAGCCCTCGCCGCCCTCGTCGACTTCGTCACCACCGGCCGCTCCCCCTCGAACCTGGTGGTCATGAACTCCAATGGCAAGGCGCCTTGGGATCCTCCCGCTGGATTGAAACAGGGCGGAATGGACCTCAGCGCTCCCAACATGCTCTCGGAGGGAGACTCCAGGCCGCGCTCGAACTCAGGGCTCCGCATGGCGTCTTACGTGGCGCTCGGAACAGGTGTCGCGGCGTTCGGAGGGGCGGGCATTGTCCGGCTTCTGGCCCAGAAGGACATGAATGCCCTGGAGAAGCGGCTCGACAACGGCCGGATTCTGTCCACGGACAAGGAGGCGCTCGGACTCAGGAATGCATTGATGCAGAAGAGCAACATCCTCAACGGCCTGCTCATTGGAGGCGGCGCGGCCGTCGCCACGGGCGCCGTGCTCTATCTGCTGTCACCAGATTCACGTTCGGCGCCTCCCGTGACGGTCGGCGTCTCCGCTGACAGCCACGGCGCCGCGGCCTCCTTTTCGGGCGCGTTCTGA
- a CDS encoding IgA Peptidase M64 has product MMRALFVLLLATSASAASPRTLRVDYFHTGNATEERFSLDKVVIEPLPWPGHPERAIDETNLGKYLFEVRDRDNNRLLFSRGFASIYGEWEVTNEARSSNRTFHESLRFPTPDRPVQVLLKKRDAQNAFREVWSLVVDPKGMFVDPSSPPAPGRLLKLLENGPPEQKVDLLILGDGYTQAEHAKFEKDARRMVDILFTYAPFKERKSDFNVWGLVPAAAQSGISRPSTGIHRRSPIGATYDAFGSERYVLTFDNKAFRETAAFAPYEFVEILVNGNTYGGGGIFGLYGTVAAESLWAPYVFVHEFGHHFAGLADEYYTSESVYAPAADRQEPWEKNVTALHSPEHVKWKHLVSPGTPLPTPWDKPGYEKHSNDVQKRRGQIRAQRKPESEMDNLFMSQRDWEEKFLSSQKYAGRVGAFEGAMYEPKGYYRPQVDCVMFTRDRVPFCAVCQSAISEVIDLYSGPSAKQPRAKP; this is encoded by the coding sequence ATGATGCGAGCCCTTTTCGTCCTGCTGCTGGCCACCAGCGCCTCCGCGGCGTCGCCGCGAACCCTTCGGGTCGACTACTTCCACACCGGCAACGCCACCGAGGAGCGCTTCAGTCTCGACAAGGTCGTCATCGAACCGCTGCCGTGGCCCGGCCACCCGGAACGCGCCATCGACGAGACGAACCTCGGCAAGTACCTCTTCGAGGTCCGGGACCGGGACAACAACCGGCTCCTCTTCTCGCGCGGCTTCGCCTCCATCTATGGCGAGTGGGAAGTCACGAACGAGGCGCGCAGCAGCAACCGCACCTTCCACGAATCACTGCGGTTCCCCACTCCAGACCGCCCGGTTCAGGTCCTCCTCAAGAAGCGGGATGCCCAGAACGCCTTTCGAGAAGTGTGGTCGCTGGTCGTGGATCCGAAGGGCATGTTCGTCGACCCCTCGTCACCTCCCGCGCCTGGGCGCCTGTTGAAGCTGCTGGAGAACGGCCCTCCGGAACAGAAGGTGGACCTGCTCATCCTCGGTGACGGCTACACCCAGGCCGAGCACGCCAAGTTCGAGAAGGACGCCCGGCGCATGGTGGACATCCTCTTCACCTACGCTCCTTTCAAGGAGCGCAAGTCGGACTTCAATGTGTGGGGTCTCGTGCCCGCCGCGGCGCAGTCCGGCATCTCCCGTCCTTCGACGGGCATCCACCGGCGCTCGCCCATCGGCGCGACCTATGACGCCTTCGGCAGCGAGCGCTACGTCCTCACCTTCGACAACAAGGCTTTCCGTGAAACGGCTGCGTTCGCGCCGTATGAGTTCGTGGAGATCCTGGTCAACGGCAACACGTACGGCGGAGGAGGCATCTTCGGCCTCTACGGCACGGTGGCCGCGGAGAGCCTGTGGGCGCCGTACGTCTTCGTCCACGAGTTCGGCCACCACTTCGCCGGACTGGCCGACGAGTACTACACGTCCGAATCCGTCTACGCGCCCGCCGCGGACCGACAGGAGCCGTGGGAGAAGAACGTCACGGCCCTCCACTCCCCTGAGCACGTGAAGTGGAAGCATCTCGTCTCCCCTGGGACACCACTGCCCACTCCCTGGGACAAGCCCGGCTACGAAAAGCACTCCAATGATGTGCAGAAGCGCCGAGGGCAGATCCGTGCACAGCGTAAACCTGAGTCGGAGATGGACAACCTGTTCATGTCCCAGCGCGACTGGGAGGAAAAGTTCCTTTCCTCACAGAAGTATGCAGGCCGGGTCGGCGCCTTCGAGGGCGCCATGTACGAGCCGAAGGGCTACTACCGGCCACAGGTCGACTGCGTGATGTTCACTCGGGACCGCGTGCCCTTTTGCGCGGTGTGCCAGAGCGCCATTTCCGAGGTCATCGACCTGTATTCCGGGCCTTCCGCCAAGCAACCTCGGGCCAAGCCCTGA
- a CDS encoding Ig-like domain-containing protein, which produces MQKRFWLPAVFTAAMVTMGTGCGDECVDQFDCRSDKGAPPAGKYWTCNSGTCEQRDLTTPPPNDAGTDPETDAGTDPETDAGTDPDAGTEGCTSNATCGLTETCNVEASTCEPSAFVTPVATTSTQIQAVRDAADGALDPALAIEGAFVTFIKPTVAGSSEPVGFFVQAEAQGPALFVTDATALGLVTVGDRVSFSVSTKATTDGLRIASAVTGTTVISQGHPVRNLSTATPAGLAVDRSADTSATLVDGLDAVESELTYLTGTIGTSGGIGTGYTGFQITTAGIAAGAPTFRLRVPAALVAELDIEPGCTFTLNAGPIWRFTGNAQPSAFTAADLTLTNCAAPAFNSASATSLTEVVLNFSRNISAASITNAQEQFTLTEGLTVASARVEGRQVFLTTSEQTPGTNYSVTVANTVTDLSGGTIAAGASTQAFRGFRTGAVLRLTEVQPNAGSSRDLVELQVVTAGTTAGLILVQDSATANNGILTRFPDVDVAEGDIIVVHFNPDETTGTFITETVSKDEAPRATNAAHYDTAWDFKATGNGTAAPNITYSSRVILVQDAAGTIQDAVPFRTTGTPPAAFPTYLQAIQAAGQWSPADCSGAPCTATSSPTASEISANWGGISNGANATSPSVRRISATDTNTAADWAVGAPSWGVPNPM; this is translated from the coding sequence ATGCAGAAACGATTTTGGCTCCCGGCGGTCTTCACGGCCGCGATGGTCACGATGGGCACGGGATGTGGCGACGAGTGCGTTGACCAGTTCGACTGCCGGAGCGACAAGGGCGCCCCGCCCGCCGGCAAGTATTGGACCTGCAACTCCGGTACGTGCGAGCAGCGCGACCTCACCACCCCGCCCCCCAATGATGCGGGCACCGACCCGGAGACGGATGCTGGCACCGACCCGGAGACGGATGCCGGCACCGACCCGGACGCGGGCACCGAGGGCTGCACCAGCAACGCGACCTGCGGCCTGACCGAGACCTGCAACGTGGAGGCGAGCACCTGCGAGCCTTCCGCCTTCGTCACGCCGGTGGCGACGACCAGCACGCAGATCCAGGCGGTCCGGGATGCCGCGGACGGCGCGCTCGACCCCGCGCTCGCGATCGAAGGTGCTTTCGTCACGTTCATCAAGCCCACTGTCGCGGGCAGCTCCGAGCCGGTCGGCTTCTTCGTCCAGGCCGAGGCGCAGGGTCCCGCCCTCTTCGTGACCGACGCCACCGCGCTGGGCCTCGTGACGGTCGGTGACCGGGTCAGCTTCTCCGTGTCCACGAAGGCGACCACCGATGGTCTGCGCATCGCGTCCGCCGTCACGGGGACCACGGTCATCAGCCAGGGTCACCCCGTGCGGAACCTGTCGACGGCGACCCCGGCCGGTCTGGCGGTTGACCGCTCGGCGGACACCTCCGCGACGCTGGTCGACGGCCTCGACGCCGTGGAGTCCGAACTCACGTACCTGACGGGCACGATCGGCACGAGCGGCGGGATCGGCACTGGCTACACCGGCTTCCAGATCACCACTGCGGGTATCGCCGCTGGCGCGCCCACCTTCCGGCTCCGCGTCCCCGCGGCGCTCGTGGCCGAGCTCGACATCGAGCCGGGCTGCACGTTCACGCTGAACGCGGGCCCGATCTGGCGGTTCACGGGCAACGCGCAGCCGTCCGCGTTCACCGCTGCCGATCTCACCCTGACGAACTGCGCGGCCCCCGCGTTCAACTCGGCTTCGGCGACGTCGTTGACGGAGGTTGTCCTGAACTTCAGCCGCAACATCTCGGCGGCGAGCATCACCAACGCGCAAGAGCAGTTCACGCTGACCGAGGGACTGACTGTCGCCTCGGCCCGCGTTGAGGGCCGGCAGGTCTTCCTGACCACGAGCGAGCAGACCCCGGGCACCAACTACTCGGTCACCGTTGCGAACACGGTGACGGACCTGTCGGGTGGCACCATCGCCGCCGGGGCGAGCACGCAGGCGTTCCGCGGCTTCCGCACGGGTGCGGTTCTCCGTCTTACTGAAGTGCAGCCGAACGCAGGCAGCTCGAGGGACCTGGTCGAACTGCAGGTCGTCACCGCCGGGACCACGGCGGGTCTCATCCTGGTTCAGGATTCAGCCACCGCGAACAACGGCATCCTCACCCGGTTCCCGGATGTGGACGTCGCGGAAGGTGACATCATCGTCGTGCACTTCAATCCGGACGAAACGACTGGCACGTTCATCACCGAGACCGTGTCCAAGGACGAGGCGCCCCGAGCCACCAACGCGGCGCACTACGACACCGCGTGGGACTTCAAGGCCACCGGCAACGGCACCGCCGCCCCCAACATCACCTACTCCAGCCGCGTCATCCTCGTGCAGGACGCCGCGGGGACGATTCAGGATGCGGTGCCTTTCCGGACGACGGGAACGCCGCCGGCCGCGTTCCCGACCTACCTGCAGGCCATCCAGGCCGCTGGCCAGTGGAGCCCCGCGGACTGCAGTGGCGCCCCCTGCACGGCGACCTCGTCGCCCACTGCCTCCGAAATCTCCGCGAACTGGGGGGGCATTTCCAATGGTGCGAATGCGACGAGCCCCAGTGTCCGCCGCATCAGCGCGACGGACACCAACACGGCCGCGGACTGGGCCGTGGGCGCTCCGTCGTGGGGCGTGCCCAACCCGATGTAG
- a CDS encoding ATP-binding protein, translating to MTRPSRPALDSAPLPSVWLVDDSPTHLARARELLSRHYAVETFRDAEQMLGRLSLRQPPEVLLLDWQLPGISGLAACRAVREHYDEVSLPILVLSHPGTVADFTEGLQAGANDHIAKPYHDAELLARVASLQRIRAQSERLKEREAYLFTTLASIGDAVITADRAGRVVLLNPAAERLTGWTTREAWQHPAVEVCRIIDATTRVPRVPALPFDEAQGFSGPTLLLRKDGTEVPIEGSIAPIRTSPHDISGAVLIFRDVTAQTQVRERNEALTARLRASEAEQATLLDAIPVLVSFVNADERYGRVNKAYEEWFGISQDGLRDQKIRDVIGEAAYAVMSPFVKRGLAGESLSFEQHDVPYRLGGKRDVKVSFIAHSEPGQPGAGYVALLQDITVERKLEQERELHARRLQEQAEFEQQLIGIVSHDLRNPLGAIHLGAERLKRKEALAPSAIRTVDRILESAARAVRLVRELLDFTQARLGGGIRIERAPMDLHALGRTALEEVEEANPAARVELTTRGDGRGAWDADRLSQVLQNLVMNAVKYGQPGAPILVEIEGDGDPVTLRVHNEGPPIPPERLQGLFQPLQRGSDAVDVTSRSVGLGLFIVKAIVDAHQGHIDVRSSRGEGTTFTVSLPRQAPARPETRG from the coding sequence ATGACTCGTCCTTCTCGCCCAGCCCTGGACAGCGCACCGTTGCCCAGCGTCTGGCTGGTCGATGACAGCCCGACACACCTGGCGCGCGCCCGTGAGTTGCTCTCGAGGCACTACGCGGTCGAGACCTTCCGCGACGCAGAGCAGATGCTGGGGCGGCTCTCCCTGAGGCAGCCTCCCGAAGTGCTCCTGCTGGACTGGCAGTTGCCGGGCATCTCGGGACTGGCGGCCTGCCGCGCCGTGCGCGAGCACTACGACGAGGTCTCCCTCCCCATCCTGGTGCTCTCACACCCAGGCACCGTCGCTGACTTCACGGAAGGGTTGCAGGCGGGAGCCAACGACCACATCGCCAAGCCCTACCACGACGCGGAGCTGCTCGCCCGCGTGGCCAGTCTCCAGCGCATCCGAGCGCAGAGCGAGCGGCTGAAGGAACGCGAGGCGTACCTGTTCACGACGCTCGCCAGCATCGGCGACGCCGTCATCACCGCGGACCGCGCCGGCCGCGTCGTCTTGCTCAACCCCGCGGCCGAGCGGCTCACCGGATGGACGACGCGGGAGGCATGGCAGCACCCCGCGGTGGAGGTGTGCCGCATCATCGACGCCACCACGCGAGTGCCCCGGGTACCCGCCCTCCCTTTCGATGAGGCGCAAGGGTTCTCGGGGCCGACGCTGCTCCTCCGCAAGGACGGAACGGAAGTCCCCATCGAAGGCAGCATCGCGCCGATTCGCACGAGCCCTCACGACATCTCCGGCGCCGTGCTCATCTTCCGCGACGTCACCGCGCAGACCCAGGTGCGCGAGCGCAACGAAGCCCTCACGGCGCGGCTGCGGGCCAGTGAGGCGGAACAGGCCACGCTGCTCGACGCGATTCCCGTCCTCGTCTCGTTCGTCAACGCGGACGAGCGCTATGGCCGCGTCAACAAGGCCTACGAGGAGTGGTTCGGGATTTCGCAGGACGGCCTTCGGGACCAGAAGATTCGCGATGTCATCGGCGAGGCGGCCTATGCCGTGATGAGCCCCTTCGTGAAGCGCGGGCTCGCGGGCGAGAGCCTCTCCTTCGAGCAACACGACGTCCCCTATCGGCTGGGCGGCAAACGGGACGTGAAGGTGTCCTTCATCGCGCACAGCGAGCCAGGGCAGCCCGGGGCGGGCTATGTCGCGCTGCTCCAGGACATCACGGTGGAAAGGAAGCTGGAGCAGGAGCGCGAGCTGCACGCGCGAAGGCTCCAGGAGCAGGCGGAGTTCGAACAGCAGCTCATCGGCATCGTGAGCCACGATTTGCGCAACCCCCTGGGCGCCATCCACCTGGGGGCGGAGCGGCTGAAGCGCAAGGAGGCGCTGGCACCCAGCGCCATCCGGACCGTGGACCGAATCCTCGAGTCGGCGGCCCGCGCGGTGCGCCTGGTACGGGAGCTTCTCGACTTCACCCAAGCCCGCCTGGGCGGCGGCATCCGAATCGAGCGCGCGCCCATGGACCTCCATGCGCTCGGCCGGACCGCCTTGGAGGAAGTGGAGGAGGCCAACCCCGCCGCGCGCGTGGAGCTGACAACGCGCGGAGATGGGCGGGGCGCCTGGGACGCGGACCGGCTCTCCCAGGTGCTGCAGAACCTGGTGATGAATGCCGTGAAGTACGGCCAGCCCGGAGCCCCCATCCTGGTGGAGATTGAAGGCGACGGCGACCCGGTGACGCTGCGGGTCCACAACGAAGGCCCCCCCATTCCCCCCGAGCGCCTTCAGGGCCTCTTTCAGCCCCTCCAGCGAGGCTCCGACGCGGTGGACGTCACCAGCCGCAGCGTGGGGCTCGGGCTCTTCATCGTGAAGGCCATCGTCGACGCGCACCAGGGACACATCGACGTGAGGTCCTCGCGGGGAGAAGGCACCACCTTCACCGTGAGCCTGCCGCGACAGGCCCCCGCCCGCCCCGAAACACGAGGCTGA